TGAAAAGCATCCCAGATGGCAGAGCAGTGGAGCGTGGAGGGCAAGTCTGAACACACTCGTCTACACATGTTTGGTTGAGAAATCCTCTAGAAGTACAGGTAACATAACATTTGTAGCGGCAGCACTGATTTGGTGTATCTGGAACGCAATGCATGAGACAATTGTTTGCACAGGTTTCGTTGATGAATCCCCCACGAGCACAGTTCACATCGCATTTGTATCGGCAGCATTCATCGAGCGGCACATTCTCAACTGTTGATGATTCTTTGCCCATCACTGACTGTGCTATTATTGCCACTGTCAACAGTGTCATGAGTTCTACAGCAATCTTCCCTGCCTCCATTTTATCTACTGCTAGTTCTCTTCTTTGTGACTCgctaaagataataacattTGATAACATATCTTAGCACTTAATTCATACTctataataaagaaaagggtTCAAGAAGTTAATTCCAAGATTTGGGCATTTAATTGAGTAGCTTTGAATGGCATCAAATCAATTACACTTCCTATGAGCAGTGTACAAATACCTTGTATACAATATAGTACAAGGCAACCTTGTGTATGTATTTCAGGCAGTAAATCTTGTTAATAAGTTGGCCAACAATGGCGGAACCAAACTATTGGTCAGTGGGGACACTAGCGGTACTTATTTGAGTCTAAATCGGTTCTCAAAAAACTGAGGAAAGATTGTaaatgtatttctttttcacatTATTTCACATTCCTTCTTTACCTGATTGTTAATGCCTTTTACGACAGGGATTAATGCTAATTTGATTTTGTTTCTATTTGAAGATTTTGTGGGTGTTAGTTCCTGTAGAGTAATTAACAAAATTAAATTGGGGGAGAGGGGTGTTTGGGGACAACAGCCTACTTTCAACAACGCTACTGCTGGCTAACCATTTCTACGAAATTAAAAGCCAGACATGCTaatcttttctagtaatgatgcTTTGACCTTTCTGTATTTTGTTTTGGCATTTCACAAAAAGGACATAGTTAAAGttaatcaaatgaaaatccATGTCCTTAAGATCCATTGCAGTTGAAAAGCACATTAATCAGGTAGTCTCCCCTTTTTCCCTTACCTCTAGTAATGAATTTCTTTTCATGAACATTAACCTCTTTaacaaatgtaaaaaaaattttggcagcTATACCACAATGGATAGGGTAAAAGTTGGAACAAAAGCTTAACTTCAGATCATAGTTCTCTCTTCATATCCGCATTAAATTTCTGACATGACGTTATGTCTTGTACCTGAAAAATTAACCAACGGCCATTTTGAATTATTGACCATCACAAATGCTTTTAAGTGTTTTTGTGAGATGGGACGTCAAGAATTTGATCATTACCTCTCATTACTTGTCACTAAAATATGACTTCTCTAAATCCAAACGAGTATATAAAGTATCCGTCTGATTCGATAGTAATTCAGTTCTCGTCGTTCCCCCATGACTCAATTGAGCCCTCACTTAGACAGATCAGTTTAATTGTAGGAATAGGAATAATATAGAAAGCATGAAttgattaaagaaaaaaaaatgaaaaatctttATCCAGACCCAATCTTGTGGATCATGTCTCACAAAAATATGGTCTCACTGTCGAACCCTTTAGTGGCCTATAAACTATACAAGTTTTGTTTTAATCAATTAGCAACATTTATTCTATCCATCTAAATAAAATGGGTGTTTTGATATCGttctttgaattcttttaaCGGTAGGGTGCAAGATTTGAACCCCAACTTACAACTCAAAAAGCGATTTTAAATCTTTTTGGTGTCCGTAAAATCAAAGATAACAAAATGTGCCAAACTTGCTTTCccccaagaaaaatgaaaaaaaaaatgttaaacttCAGTTATCAACGATCTTAATCCTTGGAACATTGCGTTTTGAgttgatttgcaattttttttttttttacaaaaattaaagggaagaaactaaggCTTTATTTATCATATGATCACTAATACAAGAGACCGAAATTTCAAACAGCACAAAAGCTTTTCCGTAAAGCTTATTTTCCGAAAGAAAAAACTAGCCAGACGGCTTTGCATGAGATGCCGTTGCGATGGATTCTGGAGGACACTTCTTGAGACAATTCTCCACACATTGTTCATTGATAAACCCACCAAAATCACAGGCAACATCGCATCGGAAACGGCATTCGGAGCTTGGCGACTCCTTGCCGATGGGTTCGCCGTCCACTGCTGAGCTTGCCATTGCCAGCGTCAGTAGTATCGTCAGACCTACGCTTACCGTTCTTGCCTCCATTTGATGTAGCTCTCTTTTTACTAGTATTTGCCTAACTTGAGACATCTGACAGTGATATGATGACCACGAGGTATTTTATACTTTCAACACAAGATGCAAGAAGTTAATTCAAAGATTTGAGCaatgtaaattgaataattttGGATAATGTCAAATTTAATGGCGTCTAATTTTATGAGTAGATTCTGACGCGTGATATCAGTCTTTACGTCTATATTTTATCCTATCCTAACAATAATATAAAGATGCAAATCGGTTGGATGAACAGTGAATTTCGTCCCCTATCAACACCATTGGTGTGTGGATTctttggtcatttcacatggaTTTTATGCTGATGGGTTTCCACGGTTGCACATATTTTTGGCTGCAATTCGTTGATACCTTTTTCATGCTACCCTTGGATGTCACTTTTACCCCTGATGGAGTAATTATCCAAAAGAAATAGAGTTGGCTTTATGATCTTTTGGTTCGGTCCAACTCTTTCAGACACCTGCTGTATCATGACATGGCTAGGCTTCCAATTTTGCGGTGCGGCTAATTTAAACCACTTGGCACATCTCTTTATGTTCCGATGAATAGATTATTTCTGCACAATTCTGCTTCCAAGATATCAGTACAGTGACCTCTGCCTCAATCTCTGCTCCCACTTCAGCTCAAGCTAACTGAGCTCTCAAAGAAAATAGAGAGCCAACTAAAACAACACAAAGCGAAAGGAACCTGCAAGCAGCAAAAAATCCACTAAAGCATGCAAAACTAGAATAAATGCCCTCTTCATCCCCAGCTTCAAAAGCCTCCAACTGTTGTTATCAGCCTTTGCAGACCAAAGAATAAAAGCAGCAGAGGCTCCACTCTTTTGTCAAggctatattttgggtacatgTCAAATATGGCACATGGTTTAAAGCTCAGAACAACTGGAAGggtgaaaataaaactaaaaccgTCCCGTTTGCACTAAATCCACATATCATCTACAACGTTGCCTCGAGCTCTTCCAGGTAGGATCGAATACACTATTGCCAACAATTTGGCATACGCTAATTTGGAATACAAGCAATTTGTAATACAAACAATTTGGCAACAATTTGGAATACAGAATTTCTGCATTCTGTTCACATTTGTATTCATGCTCTATTAAATCCAGAAGAAACAAGCAACGTCAAACATCATTTTTTCAAAGACAATAATCCTTGGCAAATCAAGTATATTTCTCTGGAGCATGACCTCGTAGCTTTAGGTCTCAACCGTGCTGCCTTTTTGAAAAGGGGTTTGCAGATGTGACTAAAATCTGCAAAGCAAATGATAGTACTTCATAAGTCTATTACACGCAAATTACTTCAGACCAATAAGAATAAACTGCTCTGAGTAACAGGAAAGCAACCTTTAACATCTTCACTCTCCAAAAGCTTTACAACAAGGTGGCCTCCAGGCAGCAGAATCCCACGATGCTCTGGATCAGAACCAGAGACATCTGATTGTTCCTTTTGTTCAATACTATCATCAGCCTGCACCAAGCCAGCCTCCCCAACAGCCAATTCAAGTGTTCGCATGCCCAATTCTGCAGACAAAGCTGCATCCCTAGCTCTGATCCCAGAAACCAGCGGACACATATCAGACAGAATGACTGAGAACCCTTTTTGCTGCAAAAAATTGGAACCAATTAAGGACCAGCTAAGGAGTTTGCCTCCAGAAAGCATAGAGCTGACTCACAGATATCATCACAAATGCAACTATGCCATGATGTCACATAGAGCTGCAGAATACAAGGACATCTACAATGCCGAGAAAGAGAAAATATGTGCATGTGCAAAATAAGGagaaaatttccctttttctaCAAACATAATTATTATTGCAATGCCAGAAGGTTCCGGGCCCCAAATCAAATTAGTAACATAATTCTTGGCATGATATAAGTAGCATATTTCTTCAGCAATCACTACAAGTATTTACTCTCGAGTCCATATAGTAAAAGCAAAGAAAACAGACGTCTAGATTGCAACTAGGAAGACGCATTTCTTGCCCAATAACTCCCCAATTCACTGCAATGTTGTTATCAACTCTGTCCAAATATTGGGTACTCCATCTATTATCATGGAATCCGTTGAGAGAAGGCCAAAACTCAGCTAACTCTAGAGAGGGAGGATCATCATAGATTCTTAGTATATACTCTGTTCTTCTTAATCAGTGACCAAGATGACCAATGCACTTTCTAACTCAAGAAAAGAATCAAATAAATTTTCTATTTCAGTTAACCACAATATATCAGAAGTCAGAACTGCAAACTGCAAACATGAAACTCAATTTTTGACAATACCTTGGGGGAGAGAGCCCTAATTTGATCTTTGGGTAAGCTCATTACATCAGCACAAACAGTCTGAACCCTTGCATCACAATGCATTGACGGAACCTTCACCTTCTGCTCTGCACCACAGCCATAACTCTCATTAAGTCACAATCTCTCATTACCCCGCCAAGCTTAACGAAACTACCAGCATACATTCACAAAATAAGTTTCACAaatacaccaagatataataaAGATTGGAACTTGACAGTAACCTTAAGATCGATCCCCACAACAGCCCCGCCTTTCTGTAATGGTCCCAAGCTCTGGCATGCCACCTGCATCGCAATTACAGATAAATAATCCTAGAAGCCCACTTTTTTCTTCATCAATCCGAAAAAACACCAACTTTAGATGAAAAGAAAGATCAaactattaaaaaaagaaaaacggtAGAACCTGAAGCCAAGCACCAGGAGCACAGCCCAGGTCAAGAACAGAAGAACCAGGCGTTATCAATTTGTACTGTTTCTGCATTTGCAGCAACTGCCCTTCCCATCACAGAATTTGTAGTTTTTCAAAATGTCAGAGCATGACCAAATCCAACTACGAAATGGGTTTTTCTCGTAATGTGT
This portion of the Coffea arabica cultivar ET-39 chromosome 2e, Coffea Arabica ET-39 HiFi, whole genome shotgun sequence genome encodes:
- the LOC113730470 gene encoding uncharacterized protein isoform X2; its protein translation is MSGAAGSPDFFYREAQRLGYVARSAFKVACQSLGPLQKGGAVVGIDLKKVKVPSMHCDARVQTVCADVMSLPKDQIRALSPKQKGFSVILSDMCPLVSGIRARDAALSAELGMRTLELAVGEAGLVQADDSIEQKEQSDVSGSDPEHRGILLPGGHLVVKLLESEDVKDFSHICKPLFKKAARLRPKATRSCSREIYLICQGLLSLKK
- the LOC113730470 gene encoding uncharacterized protein isoform X1, with amino-acid sequence MSGAAGSPDFFYREAQRLGYVARSAFKLLQMQKQYKLITPGSSVLDLGCAPGAWLQVACQSLGPLQKGGAVVGIDLKKVKVPSMHCDARVQTVCADVMSLPKDQIRALSPKQKGFSVILSDMCPLVSGIRARDAALSAELGMRTLELAVGEAGLVQADDSIEQKEQSDVSGSDPEHRGILLPGGHLVVKLLESEDVKDFSHICKPLFKKAARLRPKATRSCSREIYLICQGLLSLKK
- the LOC113730470 gene encoding uncharacterized protein isoform X3 — its product is MQKQYKLITPGSSVLDLGCAPGAWLQVACQSLGPLQKGGAVVGIDLKKVKVPSMHCDARVQTVCADVMSLPKDQIRALSPKQKGFSVILSDMCPLVSGIRARDAALSAELGMRTLELAVGEAGLVQADDSIEQKEQSDVSGSDPEHRGILLPGGHLVVKLLESEDVKDFSHICKPLFKKAARLRPKATRSCSREIYLICQGLLSLKK